The Kozakia baliensis genome includes a region encoding these proteins:
- a CDS encoding AbrB family transcriptional regulator: protein MTLRAALHWAILLALSGIFSGLLLLVQLPAALLLGPMIAAILFAVSGRKLSIHSWLFAFAQSMIGLLMARALTLSVLREIGLHWPIFVTGVFSVILISFGLGWVLARLRVMPGSTALWGSSPGAASAMTLLCESFGADQRLVAFMLYLRVVLVALATSIVAHFATHGQHGGTLPHAIHADSPLWLTPLLAAAATLLGQYTRLPAGPLLLSMVFGMVGQDGFGFHFALPSWLLAPSYVLVGWTIGLRFTADILRHVWRALPAVTLSSCTLIGVCALLAWPIAHLAHVDLLSAYLATSPGGADSVAIIAASNPVDMPFVMAMQVARFLMLMVVAPSIATLLARFLPTE from the coding sequence GTGACGCTGCGCGCTGCTCTTCATTGGGCGATCCTCCTTGCCCTCTCCGGCATTTTTTCAGGGCTGTTGCTTCTGGTGCAGCTTCCCGCCGCGCTTTTACTTGGGCCTATGATCGCCGCCATCTTGTTCGCGGTCAGCGGTCGTAAACTCAGCATCCATTCCTGGCTTTTCGCCTTCGCTCAAAGCATGATCGGCCTGTTGATGGCGCGCGCCTTGACCTTATCGGTCTTGCGCGAAATCGGGCTGCATTGGCCGATCTTCGTCACCGGCGTTTTCTCCGTCATCCTCATAAGCTTCGGTCTTGGCTGGGTTCTTGCCCGGCTGCGGGTCATGCCTGGAAGCACAGCACTTTGGGGATCGTCTCCCGGTGCGGCTAGCGCCATGACATTGCTTTGCGAATCCTTTGGCGCCGATCAGCGCCTCGTCGCTTTCATGCTCTATTTGCGCGTCGTGCTGGTGGCTCTCGCCACATCCATCGTCGCTCATTTCGCCACGCATGGGCAGCATGGCGGAACATTGCCCCATGCCATCCACGCCGATTCGCCTCTTTGGCTAACGCCGCTCCTGGCCGCTGCCGCCACTTTATTGGGGCAATATACGCGCCTCCCCGCAGGGCCACTTCTGCTCAGCATGGTCTTCGGGATGGTCGGGCAGGATGGTTTCGGCTTTCATTTCGCCTTGCCGTCCTGGCTGCTGGCGCCGAGCTACGTGCTCGTTGGCTGGACCATTGGGCTACGCTTCACCGCCGATATCCTGCGCCATGTCTGGCGGGCCTTGCCAGCCGTGACGCTTTCTTCCTGCACGCTTATCGGCGTTTGCGCCCTTTTGGCATGGCCCATCGCCCATCTTGCCCACGTCGATTTGCTGAGCGCTTATCTCGCAACCAGCCCGGGCGGCGCAGACTCCGTCGCCATCATCGCAGCGTCCAATCCGGTCGATATGCCATTCGTCATGGCCATGCAGGTGGCGCGTTTTTTGATGTTGATGGTGGTCGCACCTTCCATCGCCACGCTGCTGGCACGGTTTCTTCCAACGGAATAA
- the tgt gene encoding tRNA guanosine(34) transglycosylase Tgt, producing MNDMRWIAEATCGQARAGHLHTAHGVVPTPTFMPVGTAGTVKAMTMDAVRSTGAGIVLGNTYHLMLRPGPERVRKMGGLHKMMDWSGPILTDSGGFQVMSLGALRKLDQDGVTFNSHIDGSKHRLTPEISTEIQHALDATITMCFDECPALPATPERIEQSMALSMRWAARSREAFIARPGYGQFGIVQGGTERELRERSVKALTEIGFEGYAIGGLAVGEGQELMFSTLDYTTPLLPDSHARYLMGVGTPDDLLGAVERGVDMFDCVMPTRAGRTARAYTERGTLNMRNARHADDLRPISPHCDCLACSRHSRAYLHHLFRSNEILGPMLLTWHNLAYYQRLMRTIRAAIVAGNLPETAAKLRADWAAGDWSEDEFPQPKMPPVP from the coding sequence ATGAACGACATGCGCTGGATCGCCGAAGCCACTTGCGGCCAGGCTCGTGCGGGCCATCTCCATACCGCCCACGGTGTCGTGCCTACTCCCACATTCATGCCCGTCGGCACGGCAGGCACGGTGAAGGCCATGACGATGGATGCCGTGCGCTCCACCGGCGCGGGCATCGTGCTCGGCAATACCTATCACCTCATGCTCCGCCCCGGCCCAGAGCGTGTGCGCAAGATGGGCGGCCTGCATAAGATGATGGATTGGTCCGGTCCGATCCTGACCGATTCCGGCGGCTTTCAGGTCATGTCGCTCGGCGCGCTGCGCAAGCTCGACCAGGACGGCGTGACGTTTAACTCCCATATCGACGGCAGCAAACACCGCCTTACACCGGAAATCAGCACCGAGATTCAGCACGCGCTCGACGCCACCATTACGATGTGCTTCGACGAATGTCCGGCCCTGCCCGCCACGCCCGAGCGTATCGAACAATCCATGGCGCTCTCCATGCGCTGGGCCGCTCGCTCGCGCGAAGCCTTCATCGCCCGCCCCGGCTATGGGCAATTCGGCATCGTTCAAGGCGGCACGGAACGCGAGTTGCGCGAACGTTCGGTCAAGGCACTGACGGAAATCGGCTTCGAAGGCTATGCCATCGGCGGCCTCGCCGTGGGCGAGGGCCAGGAGTTGATGTTCTCCACCCTCGATTACACCACCCCTCTCCTGCCCGACAGCCATGCGCGCTACCTCATGGGCGTCGGCACGCCGGACGATCTGCTCGGCGCTGTGGAACGCGGTGTGGATATGTTCGATTGCGTCATGCCGACCCGCGCCGGACGCACCGCCCGCGCCTATACCGAACGCGGTACGCTCAACATGCGCAATGCCCGCCATGCGGACGATCTGCGCCCCATCAGCCCACATTGCGACTGCCTGGCTTGTTCGCGCCATAGCCGCGCCTATCTGCATCATTTGTTCCGTAGCAATGAAATCCTTGGCCCCATGCTGCTCACCTGGCACAATCTGGCCTATTACCAACGCCTGATGCGCACCATCCGCGCCGCCATCGTGGCCGGGAACCTGCCGGAAACCGCCGCCAAACTCCGCGCCGATTGGGCTGCCGGCGATTGGAGCGAGGACGAGTTCCCTCAGCCCAAGATGCCGCCCGTGCCGTGA
- a CDS encoding low temperature requirement protein A, with protein sequence MTEQDVALHPLMRPPGKHNARVTNEELFFDLVYVFLVTQISHSLLHHLTWIGGLQTLILWFAAWLGWQYTGWATNWFDPRVPAMRGVLFVSMALALLCGAATPEAFGARGLAFALCYCAMQVGRSTFIVLSLPPSHPLSANYRRILGWGSIAALFWIGGGLARPEWRIPLWAIGVACEYFSPMFGFWLPKLGRSHTSDWTISGGHIVERCQLFVIVALGETIMASGLSLAESKVWSDVELGGFAASFLCTIAMWWLYFQTSSEKAEHAIAASDDPGRMGAYFHYLHVGLIGGIIVTAVAMDLLLENPMESAKGAPALVMTLGPALYLLASSVYHWVATHHWIFIQLVGIAALILAGLVGQNLAMWQLASCETFLFLVISFFSSRKPHA encoded by the coding sequence ATGACCGAACAGGATGTCGCTCTTCATCCGCTCATGCGCCCACCCGGCAAGCACAATGCCCGAGTGACGAACGAGGAACTGTTTTTCGATCTGGTGTACGTGTTCCTCGTCACGCAGATCAGCCATAGCCTGCTGCACCATTTAACGTGGATCGGTGGCCTTCAGACGTTGATCCTCTGGTTCGCCGCATGGTTAGGCTGGCAATATACCGGCTGGGCTACTAACTGGTTCGACCCGCGCGTGCCCGCCATGCGCGGCGTTTTGTTCGTCAGCATGGCCTTGGCCCTCCTTTGCGGCGCGGCGACGCCGGAAGCATTCGGCGCGCGAGGATTGGCCTTCGCTCTGTGCTATTGCGCCATGCAGGTCGGGCGCTCGACCTTCATCGTTCTCAGCCTCCCGCCTTCGCACCCGCTCTCCGCCAATTACCGGCGCATTCTCGGTTGGGGTAGCATCGCCGCATTGTTCTGGATCGGCGGCGGGCTGGCGCGTCCTGAATGGCGTATTCCGCTTTGGGCCATCGGGGTAGCCTGTGAATATTTCTCTCCCATGTTCGGGTTCTGGCTCCCTAAGCTCGGGCGCTCCCACACGTCGGACTGGACCATTTCAGGCGGTCACATCGTGGAGCGTTGCCAGCTTTTCGTCATCGTCGCACTTGGCGAAACCATCATGGCTTCCGGCCTGTCACTTGCGGAAAGCAAAGTATGGTCAGATGTGGAGCTCGGCGGGTTCGCGGCAAGCTTCCTCTGCACGATCGCCATGTGGTGGCTTTATTTCCAAACGTCCAGCGAGAAGGCGGAACACGCCATCGCCGCTTCGGACGATCCTGGCCGTATGGGCGCTTACTTCCACTATCTCCATGTCGGCTTGATCGGCGGCATCATCGTTACAGCAGTGGCGATGGACCTTCTGCTGGAAAACCCAATGGAATCCGCGAAAGGTGCTCCGGCCCTCGTCATGACGCTCGGGCCCGCGCTCTATCTTCTTGCAAGCTCCGTTTATCATTGGGTCGCGACACATCATTGGATTTTCATTCAGCTTGTCGGCATCGCCGCGCTGATTCTCGCGGGTCTCGTCGGCCAAAACCTCGCTATGTGGCAACTCGCCTCGTGCGAGACGTTTCTATTCTTGGTGATCAGCTTCTTCTCTTCCAGAAAGCCCCATGCCTAA
- a CDS encoding SspB family protein, whose translation MSNDQDDGMDMELPESLLPYDEWVEDAYREVMLRAIEHVSTEGLPGDHHFYLTFLTNYPGVDIPSRLRAQYPHDMTIVIQHQFWDLTVDRERGFVSVGLSFGGIGSTLVIPFGAITAFADPYVRMALRFNVEEFEDEDEIVEEPAEEASTPETPKPAPEEGQVVSLDAFRKRPPEGNR comes from the coding sequence ATGAGCAACGACCAGGACGACGGCATGGATATGGAACTGCCGGAAAGCCTGCTCCCCTACGATGAATGGGTAGAGGACGCCTACCGTGAAGTCATGCTCCGCGCGATCGAGCATGTCAGCACCGAAGGCCTTCCGGGCGATCATCACTTCTATCTGACATTCCTCACCAATTATCCCGGCGTCGATATTCCGTCGCGTCTGCGCGCGCAATATCCGCATGACATGACCATCGTCATCCAGCATCAGTTCTGGGATCTGACGGTCGATCGTGAGCGCGGCTTCGTTTCCGTCGGCCTCTCTTTCGGCGGCATCGGCAGCACATTGGTGATCCCCTTCGGCGCGATCACCGCGTTCGCGGACCCTTACGTACGCATGGCCCTGCGCTTCAACGTCGAGGAATTCGAGGACGAAGACGAAATCGTCGAGGAACCGGCCGAAGAAGCCTCCACGCCTGAAACGCCCAAGCCCGCTCCGGAAGAAGGCCAGGTCGTCAGCCTGGATGCGTTCCGCAAGCGCCCTCCCGAAGGCAACCGCTAA
- a CDS encoding transglycosylase SLT domain-containing protein, protein MSPSVRSLGVLLSGTVMLTGCATPPPAHPGDICSVFHEKRHWYHVALRQERKWGVPFSGPMAIMYQESGFHSGLHTKRTYFLGFIPWGYVTTAYGYPQAKTNIWREYERATDNDGSRENFADSLDFMNWYMVNTRRQDGVPVTNTFAQYLAYHEGWGGYRARSYRRKPGLTAISMRVARRAEIYAAQFRGCAESLKDKGFWSWLF, encoded by the coding sequence ATGTCGCCCAGCGTGAGATCGCTGGGCGTTTTGCTTTCAGGAACGGTAATGTTGACGGGATGCGCGACGCCGCCTCCGGCGCATCCAGGCGATATCTGCTCGGTTTTTCATGAGAAACGGCATTGGTATCATGTGGCTTTACGCCAGGAGCGCAAATGGGGCGTGCCGTTTTCCGGGCCGATGGCCATCATGTATCAGGAATCGGGCTTTCATAGCGGCCTGCACACGAAGCGGACCTATTTTCTAGGGTTCATCCCCTGGGGGTATGTAACGACGGCTTACGGCTATCCACAGGCGAAAACTAATATTTGGCGGGAATATGAACGCGCGACCGACAATGACGGCAGCCGGGAGAATTTCGCCGATTCGCTCGATTTCATGAACTGGTACATGGTTAATACGCGCCGGCAGGACGGCGTTCCGGTTACGAATACTTTCGCGCAATACCTGGCGTACCATGAAGGTTGGGGCGGATATCGTGCGCGGAGCTACCGCCGCAAGCCGGGTTTGACGGCCATTTCGATGCGTGTCGCGCGGCGCGCCGAAATCTATGCGGCGCAGTTTCGGGGATGCGCGGAAAGCCTGAAAGACAAAGGCTTCTGGAGTTGGTTGTTCTAA
- the queG gene encoding tRNA epoxyqueuosine(34) reductase QueG: protein MKKSVEDRIAEHARHLGFDAVGFCRAELPDEARARLREFVEAGRHGTMGWMEQRLDQRGEPKTLWPEVRSVIVLGMSYAPAADPLATLRQPDRGNISVYARHRDYHDVIKGLLKHLAQFIVKQGDGVEVKVFVDTAPVLEKPLAEAAQLGWQGKHTNLVSRDEGSWLLLGEIYTTLELTPSEPRAGSCGSCTRCLTACPTDAFPAPYQLDARRCISYLTIEHTGPIPNEFRPLMGNHIYGCDDCLAACPWNRFAQASRQTKLTARPDLIAPKLEELARLDDPAFRALFSGSPIKRIGRNRFVRNVLIAIGNSADPALSPVAMELTQDSDPVVAEAAQWAVQKLGEKATCLQ, encoded by the coding sequence GTGAAGAAAAGCGTCGAAGACCGCATCGCCGAACATGCACGGCATCTGGGCTTCGACGCCGTCGGCTTCTGCCGTGCCGAATTGCCGGACGAAGCCCGCGCCCGCCTGCGCGAATTCGTGGAAGCAGGCCGCCACGGCACGATGGGCTGGATGGAACAACGCCTCGATCAGCGCGGCGAGCCCAAAACCCTCTGGCCCGAAGTGCGCAGCGTCATCGTGCTCGGCATGTCCTACGCGCCGGCCGCCGATCCCCTCGCGACGCTCCGACAGCCAGATCGTGGCAATATCTCGGTCTATGCCCGCCACCGCGATTATCACGACGTCATTAAGGGATTGCTCAAGCACCTCGCGCAATTCATCGTCAAACAAGGTGACGGCGTAGAGGTGAAGGTGTTCGTCGATACCGCCCCCGTGCTGGAAAAACCTTTGGCCGAAGCCGCACAACTCGGTTGGCAAGGCAAACACACCAACCTCGTCTCGCGGGACGAAGGCTCGTGGCTTCTGTTGGGCGAAATCTACACCACGCTCGAACTCACCCCTTCCGAACCGCGCGCGGGAAGCTGCGGCTCCTGCACGCGCTGCCTCACCGCCTGCCCAACCGATGCTTTCCCCGCGCCCTACCAACTCGACGCCCGGCGCTGCATCTCCTACCTCACCATCGAACATACTGGGCCTATTCCGAACGAATTCCGTCCGCTCATGGGCAACCATATTTATGGCTGCGACGATTGCCTGGCCGCCTGTCCCTGGAACCGCTTCGCCCAAGCTTCACGCCAAACCAAACTCACCGCCCGCCCTGATTTGATCGCGCCGAAGCTTGAGGAACTTGCTCGCCTGGACGATCCCGCGTTCCGCGCCTTGTTCTCCGGCTCGCCCATCAAACGCATCGGCCGCAACCGCTTTGTGCGCAATGTGCTCATTGCTATCGGCAATTCCGCCGATCCGGCACTTTCTCCCGTCGCCATGGAATTGACGCAAGATTCCGACCCTGTCGTGGCCGAAGCCGCCCAATGGGCCGTGCAGAAACTCGGCGAAAAGGCCACTTGCCTCCAATGA
- a CDS encoding CobD/CbiB family protein has protein sequence MTISLFTTGRQYPYERQTFTRAAGFHDTAKGRLKITTGKSMPSQDQNEEAERQRRMELLIGRLPQKIQDAVNWLLVPERRWVRIPAGILFLAGGMLWFLPILGAWMLPIGILLLAEDIPWLRHLSGRGLAWMEREHPTWLGLKG, from the coding sequence TTGACGATCTCCCTTTTCACAACCGGACGGCAATATCCGTATGAAAGACAAACTTTCACGCGCGCCGCTGGTTTCCACGATACGGCCAAAGGCCGCCTAAAGATTACGACAGGAAAATCAATGCCGTCTCAAGACCAGAACGAAGAAGCCGAACGCCAACGCCGCATGGAGCTTCTGATCGGTCGCCTACCGCAAAAGATACAGGATGCCGTCAATTGGCTCTTGGTGCCGGAACGTCGTTGGGTCCGCATCCCCGCCGGAATCCTGTTTCTGGCTGGAGGAATGCTGTGGTTCCTCCCCATTCTCGGCGCATGGATGCTTCCCATCGGCATCCTACTTCTAGCCGAGGATATCCCCTGGCTGCGTCACCTCAGTGGGCGCGGTTTGGCGTGGATGGAGCGTGAACACCCCACATGGCTTGGCCTTAAAGGCTAA
- the thyX gene encoding FAD-dependent thymidylate synthase, producing the protein MPLTSEQRQEIEAQRLSPATTSRPTVPALEEVLFAPFELLDHGFVRVVDYMGDDGAIVQAARVSYGRGTKKVSEDSGLIRYLMRHRHSTPFEMCEIKFHVKLPVFVARQWIRHRMANVNEYSARYSILDREFYLPSLEQVAAQSQSNRQGRADALPAEKAEEVLDLLRQDASRCYDHYEQMLDPEGIGLARELARMNLTLNTYTQWYWKIDLHNFLHFLSLRADPHAQYEIRVYAEAMIEILRRWVPVTCAAFEEYRLGAFNFSAGMLRVLRCQLAGEAVTQADSGLSRREWDEMQAVLKAD; encoded by the coding sequence ATGCCGCTGACATCAGAACAACGCCAAGAGATCGAGGCCCAGCGCCTCTCCCCCGCCACGACCAGCCGCCCGACCGTGCCGGCGCTGGAAGAAGTGCTTTTCGCGCCTTTCGAACTGCTCGACCACGGCTTCGTGCGCGTGGTGGATTATATGGGCGACGACGGCGCTATCGTGCAGGCCGCGCGTGTCTCCTATGGGCGCGGAACAAAGAAGGTATCGGAAGATTCGGGGCTCATTCGCTATTTGATGCGGCACCGTCATTCGACGCCGTTCGAGATGTGCGAGATCAAATTCCACGTGAAATTGCCGGTCTTCGTGGCGCGTCAATGGATTCGCCACCGCATGGCGAACGTGAATGAATATTCGGCGCGTTATTCGATTCTCGACCGTGAGTTCTATCTGCCCTCCCTGGAGCAGGTGGCGGCGCAGAGCCAATCGAATCGGCAGGGGCGCGCGGATGCGTTGCCTGCGGAAAAGGCGGAAGAAGTTCTCGATTTGCTGCGGCAGGATGCCAGCCGTTGCTACGATCATTACGAGCAGATGCTCGATCCGGAAGGCATCGGCCTAGCTCGTGAATTGGCGCGGATGAATCTGACGCTGAACACCTATACGCAATGGTATTGGAAGATCGATCTTCACAATTTCCTGCATTTCCTGAGCCTGCGGGCGGACCCGCATGCGCAATATGAAATCCGCGTTTATGCCGAGGCAATGATCGAGATTTTGCGCCGTTGGGTGCCCGTCACCTGCGCCGCGTTCGAGGAATATCGTTTGGGCGCGTTCAATTTCTCCGCAGGAATGTTGAGGGTTCTGCGTTGTCAGTTGGCGGGCGAAGCTGTCACGCAGGCGGATTCGGGATTGAGCCGCCGCGAGTGGGACGAAATGCAAGCGGTGTTGAAGGCGGACTAA
- a CDS encoding porin, translating to MSAEKFFQPGFLLALTLGSGALLTPCLAYADDYTDLLDILRAKGSLTKGEYSTLLSKHLHHARPTARALDDDSAPAPRRIHTVSARSAHGRSSRYTADDMVAPADSQSAALMQARDAATRAEASAQAAQQALLSTRSELNNGGIVHADPYVAGKGVTLHAGQIAINLSGFVNGFYTFNSPGGGTAVAGGLANGSSGFDSSSVRNGLLPAGIIVKLSTHQAGLDLQAVFGAYPGLNNANPGAFNANTGGSPVGLGTAGLDFRQIYITFGNQDIGTFKVGRDLALFGSDAILNDATLLSVGSTGSNIAPANTSLGRIGVGYVYADWIPQISYATPKWKGLQGNIGVFTPLDEFNYADVTGAAAGLNTAYSATNTQHSSPMIQGKLSYDFAINKLVGHIWSSFLIQHQQNLKGGNIAANAKRGVMTEAGDIGAKLTYGPFEGVAYYYYGSGLGTTGLFFDGVSSSGHKRNSEGYYVQGAWKIIPKLKLVGSYGVSNLYQAPGEVSPFLVRRNQSEVGALYYNWTNWLTLMAEYAHTNASSHGPDHNKDNTVSAGAAIFF from the coding sequence ATGTCGGCAGAGAAGTTTTTTCAACCAGGTTTCCTCCTCGCGCTCACGCTCGGCTCCGGCGCACTTCTGACTCCCTGTCTCGCGTATGCCGACGATTACACCGACCTGCTCGATATTCTCCGTGCCAAGGGCAGCCTGACCAAGGGCGAATACAGCACCTTGCTGTCCAAGCATCTTCACCATGCGCGACCCACGGCGCGCGCGTTGGACGACGATTCCGCCCCCGCGCCACGCCGTATCCACACCGTTTCCGCCCGCTCCGCGCATGGCCGCTCCTCGCGCTACACGGCAGACGATATGGTCGCCCCAGCCGACAGCCAATCTGCGGCCCTTATGCAAGCGCGAGACGCGGCCACCCGCGCTGAAGCCAGCGCCCAGGCCGCGCAGCAGGCGCTGCTTTCCACCCGCTCGGAACTTAACAACGGCGGCATCGTCCACGCCGATCCTTACGTCGCAGGTAAGGGCGTTACCCTTCATGCCGGGCAGATCGCCATCAATCTCTCCGGCTTCGTCAACGGCTTCTATACCTTCAACAGTCCCGGCGGCGGCACGGCGGTAGCCGGTGGCCTCGCCAACGGCTCCAGTGGCTTCGATTCGTCGTCGGTGCGCAACGGCCTGTTGCCAGCAGGCATTATCGTCAAACTGAGCACGCACCAGGCTGGATTGGATCTCCAAGCCGTGTTCGGCGCTTATCCGGGCCTGAACAACGCCAATCCGGGGGCGTTCAACGCCAACACCGGCGGTAGCCCAGTCGGCCTCGGCACGGCAGGCCTCGATTTCCGTCAGATTTACATCACCTTCGGCAACCAGGATATCGGCACCTTCAAGGTCGGTCGTGACCTCGCCCTGTTTGGCTCCGACGCGATCCTGAACGACGCCACCCTGCTTAGCGTCGGATCAACCGGCAGCAACATCGCCCCGGCCAACACATCCCTGGGCCGCATCGGCGTCGGTTATGTATATGCGGACTGGATTCCCCAGATTTCTTACGCCACACCGAAATGGAAAGGTCTGCAAGGCAATATCGGTGTTTTCACCCCGCTGGACGAATTCAATTACGCCGATGTCACCGGAGCGGCCGCTGGGTTGAACACCGCCTATTCCGCCACCAATACGCAACACAGTTCGCCTATGATCCAGGGCAAGCTGTCCTATGATTTCGCGATCAACAAACTCGTCGGCCATATCTGGTCCAGTTTCCTGATCCAGCACCAACAAAACCTCAAAGGCGGGAATATCGCCGCCAACGCCAAGCGCGGCGTCATGACCGAAGCGGGCGATATCGGGGCGAAACTCACCTACGGCCCATTCGAAGGCGTGGCATATTACTATTACGGCAGCGGCCTCGGCACGACCGGTCTGTTCTTCGACGGCGTTTCGTCAAGCGGCCACAAACGTAATTCCGAGGGTTATTACGTCCAGGGTGCATGGAAAATCATTCCCAAGCTCAAGCTCGTCGGCAGTTACGGCGTCAGCAATCTCTATCAAGCCCCAGGCGAAGTCTCGCCCTTCCTGGTTCGCCGCAACCAGTCCGAAGTCGGCGCTCTTTATTATAACTGGACGAATTGGCTGACGCTCATGGCCGAATACGCCCATACCAACGCCTCCTCCCACGGCCCCGACCATAATAAGGACAACACCGTCTCAGCCGGTGCGGCCATCTTCTTCTAA
- a CDS encoding ribbon-helix-helix domain-containing protein: MTYLLKRSVSLSGHRTSVALEAEFWDILIQMAAPRPLAVLIAEIDANRAPERPLASALRLAALKAAQEKFS, from the coding sequence ATGACCTATCTTCTCAAACGCAGCGTCTCCCTCTCCGGTCATCGCACCAGCGTCGCACTTGAAGCAGAATTTTGGGACATCCTGATCCAGATGGCCGCGCCCCGCCCGCTTGCCGTTCTGATTGCGGAGATCGACGCTAACCGCGCGCCTGAACGCCCGCTCGCCTCCGCGCTTCGTCTTGCCGCTCTGAAGGCCGCGCAGGAGAAATTTTCATGA
- the queA gene encoding tRNA preQ1(34) S-adenosylmethionine ribosyltransferase-isomerase QueA: MQISDFDFDLPRENIALEPARPRDSARLLHVTPGAPLAEAQVRDLPRLLRPGDLLIANDTAVIRAQLAAQRGEAKIGLTLDRILPGGDWHALARNARKLKPQDILTFGDDPVTATIIENEGDGAIRLRFSVESEEFDAFLKRVGALALPPYIDRPFGPTAQDDVDYRTIFSRQKGAVAAPTAGLHFTPELLAALDEAGIQRRTLTLHVGAGTFLPVRGDDIASHKMHAEWGEIDEETATIINQTRARGGRVVAVGTTSLRLLESAADESGFVRPWRGETAIFIKPGYQFRVVDVLMTNFHLPRSTLFMLVCALAGTETMRAAYAYAIAHHFRFYSYGDACLLERAR, encoded by the coding sequence ATGCAGATATCCGATTTCGATTTCGATTTGCCGCGCGAAAATATCGCGCTGGAACCCGCCCGCCCGCGCGATAGCGCGCGCCTGCTGCACGTCACGCCCGGCGCGCCGCTGGCCGAAGCGCAGGTGCGCGATTTGCCGCGCCTTCTGCGCCCCGGCGATCTGCTCATCGCCAACGATACCGCCGTCATCCGCGCCCAACTCGCCGCCCAGCGCGGGGAAGCTAAAATCGGCCTGACGCTCGACCGCATTTTGCCGGGCGGCGATTGGCACGCCTTGGCGCGCAACGCCCGCAAGCTCAAGCCGCAGGATATCCTCACCTTCGGGGACGATCCCGTTACCGCCACCATTATCGAGAATGAAGGCGATGGCGCGATCCGCCTGCGCTTCTCGGTGGAAAGCGAGGAATTCGACGCTTTCCTCAAACGTGTCGGCGCACTGGCCCTTCCGCCTTATATCGACCGGCCTTTCGGCCCCACCGCGCAAGACGATGTGGATTATCGCACCATCTTCTCTCGCCAAAAAGGCGCCGTCGCCGCGCCCACCGCCGGGCTGCACTTCACGCCGGAATTGCTTGCGGCGCTCGACGAAGCCGGGATTCAACGCCGCACCCTCACGCTCCATGTCGGCGCGGGCACTTTCCTGCCCGTGCGCGGAGACGATATCGCATCCCATAAGATGCACGCCGAATGGGGCGAGATCGACGAGGAAACCGCCACGATCATCAACCAGACCCGGGCACGCGGCGGTCGCGTCGTGGCCGTCGGCACCACCAGCCTGCGTTTGCTGGAAAGCGCTGCGGACGAATCCGGCTTTGTGCGGCCCTGGCGTGGCGAGACCGCCATCTTCATCAAACCGGGATACCAATTCCGCGTCGTCGATGTGCTCATGACCAATTTCCACCTGCCACGCTCCACACTGTTCATGCTGGTCTGCGCGCTGGCCGGAACCGAAACGATGCGCGCAGCCTACGCCTACGCCATCGCCCATCATTTCCGCTTTTACTCCTATGGAGATGCCTGCTTGCTGGAACGAGCCCGATGA
- a CDS encoding VOC family protein, translated as MRFTVDRLDHIVLTVRDRALSASWYQRVLGMDIEEYGRNNRVALSFGGQKINLRPEGAEGWETAKGAAPGGSDLCFTSALDSENIVRHLEKCGVAIVEGPVARLGALGPTTSVYINDPDGNLIEISSYQG; from the coding sequence ATGCGCTTCACCGTCGATCGGCTCGACCACATCGTTCTTACCGTGCGCGACCGCGCCCTCTCCGCCTCCTGGTATCAACGCGTTCTGGGCATGGATATCGAGGAATACGGGCGCAACAACCGCGTCGCGCTCAGCTTCGGCGGCCAGAAGATCAACCTCCGGCCCGAAGGAGCGGAAGGCTGGGAAACCGCCAAAGGCGCGGCCCCCGGCGGGAGCGATCTTTGCTTCACCAGCGCGCTCGATAGCGAAAACATCGTCCGACACTTAGAGAAATGCGGCGTCGCCATCGTGGAAGGCCCCGTCGCACGCCTCGGCGCGCTCGGCCCGACAACCTCGGTCTATATCAACGACCCCGACGGCAACCTGATTGAGATTTCCTCATATCAAGGCTAA